GGAAGGTAAAAAATTCATCGTCATTCGGGGTGGGAAATTGGAAACATTAAtttgtaaattgtttttaatttttttgttaaaatatatccATTTCCAAGCTTTTGCCGCGGCTTATAGGACTGAGGTCCGCTTGGTAActtatcccaagaattggccTAGGCACTAGTTTATGATCGGTAGATcgatgataaataaaaatatcctaaagataagtttttttttaccaagTGTTGTATTAATTCGAAATTCCTATTTGTGTTCTTGCGTGGCGTATTTACGTACCTaccttttaagttttttttttacatacaaataatgagctaacaaattttaaaacatttttttattgtacatatagGAATAGTAAGTTCTATGTTCTAATAATACCTCACGTATGAAAATGCAAAATCATAATTATGTAGTACCTGATACTTGAAAGAGCAATAAATGCTGTGTAATTTTAAAtcttattgttttattataatttacatgTATTAGGTAATATCACTCACTACCAACCATTTATTATTCATAtacctacaatacctacatacatacgcAATTTGCGCGCGAGGAACCCATAAGTTCAACTGTTAGCttatgttatttaataaataatgtttaacCCTTTGAAGCCACGCCTATCGCgaaccttatcggaatgcacgaaggttgatattggcctGTAGCCGCGCGtgcagttgacgtctttggagTGTTACTAAAGATTACTAATAATGATTAAACTGTTTAAcaatttgtattattttgatatattgttaaaaaaaattgacagttaATTACATTTGTATTTTGGGTgagaatataatttttatttatagtaaaTATGGTGCTattttaccgccctagtgcggtaatagCACAATCcctgcctatgtcgaaaatctaaagggccatatgtactgtaaaacgttgtacaatacacgtgcgaaaaggtaattcgcaactcgtcggtcgtgtttcaatttatcgccactcgtttcgaatttcctacttttcgcacttgtatcgtaatgtactattaggtaatacgagtatatatacgACCTTGGAACTAGCCTTTCCAATCAACTACAATTTCACATTCCTAGTTCACAAGATTTGCAAATACCATTACCTACATCATTATCAGCCGATAATCCTAATCTCGAACAGTAGTAATAGCTAAGGGCATCTTATCAGAGATGATAAACGTCACAGATATAGAGACAGCTATTTTATTTCCTGATAGTACAATTTGGGTAAGATGCGCGATGTGGTGGACGAGTTTTGTGAACTGTTACAGGTGTACGCTAATCGGGATAAGGTAAGTTAATTCACTACATAAGCTCGCAAAGCCTTTCTGTTCTAAAAAAAGAGATGAAAAAAGTACAGACAAGGAATTAAATTTCAGTAAGATTTCGtacgtaccttgtcacagtgacaatagtatgaggtccctagcgactttcattcTGATTGTCACTCTGACAAAGGTAAATTCTTTGACTTAcatttgaggagtgtcttttcaaaagggcttatttttgtatgatttccaatgtgcactttttgagttgtttcctcatgttCGCTGccagaatttacttttaagtcatgattttaaatgatttaattGTGATGTTAGGTATTAATTGTGTGGTAAACAATTTTGTATTTCACTAAGTAGTAAAGTTTGCCTTGAAACCCACGCATCACGTTATTTACGTAGTTGTCTTAATTACTTTTTCAGGTAGTATGCCTAGCAAGCTATGCGCTCAAACTATGGGGCGCCCGAACGCAGAGCAACCCTCTACTTGGAGCCAGCGCTCGGCTGGCCGGCGCACGCGCAACTCTACGCCTGTTTGATGACGCCGCTGCATTGCGTGTTGCAATTAACTATGGTTTGGGAAAGCAGGTGAGATCTAGTGCTAAAAAGTTTATAGGGATATCTTTAGGGTGACTAAAAGTGtatgaaattgaaaataaactAGATGCAAGATCTTGCAGTAATCGCTTGACAGTCCAGCACActttatgtaattaaaaaatcgcaaaaaacaaaacaaaggaattaacatctcgcgttggtgtggtatttttttttttaagtttcactCAGGAGCAAAGTTTGTGTAACCCTCGCGCCTGCGCCATTGCTTCAAGTTTTAACAAAACTTGAAGCAATGGCTTGAATGAATAACTCTTttgattttatcaaaaatactttttcataatttgttttttatccAGGAAGGACCATTATGGGGCTCCCTAGGCGTGGCCAGCAGCGCGGTCAGCCTGGCTTTCCTCCAGGCCGAGAAATTAGTCTGGCTGCTTGATACAGGACTCCTCACCTTATCCCAAGACCTGGACTACAAGCTGCGGACGGCGCACAAGACGCTATGGTTCCTTACCTATGCAGTCGGGTTTATCAGGTAAGAGGACttcctgcggcggtagcacggtcgcatttttatcgcctgccactatgcctgtcacgttctaaaaagtatgtaagtgtgaaagcgacgggcatagtgacaggcgattaaaatggaaccatgctgccaccgctGGAGAATCAACTGTCACAGATGATTGAAGGGAGACGTaccaagtatttttttttaaagaactcATCTGCCAAACGAATGGTTAGATATAATCCATTACATCCAGATCCAGTCTAGTTGTCTGTGTACCCTCAGTCCAGCATCGAATGAAGACTTCGTTGTTAGGAAAATAATCATTTTCACTGAATAATTAGATGGAGTGAAGCTATTTGTCAAAAGCGATATACGATATGAACACAATCACGAgcttcattattttttttcatgtaCTCAAGAGCGATGAAAATTGGTCGTTAATTTTCTAAGTCTCCGTACTAACCAACCCGTTTTAAATGGCTGGGCCCATAACCTAATGGTTTTAGGTCGTAAAAggaaacttaaatatatttcgagAGTGCGACAAAATCTGCACGGAAATAAAAGCTGTTcgtaatatattttacagtacatatgggctacttttccgcactagtgcgtaaaatagcacttttcgtgcgtatgtcggaactttaaagtgccatatgtactgtaaaacgttgttcgatacacgtgcgaataggtaattcgcaactcgtgtcgatttaaaacactcccttcggtcgtgttttaatttatcgccactcgtttcgaatttcctctttttcgcacttgtatcgaaaataactaattCAAACCTACATTCAATGTGCGTTTACGTGGCTCGCTACAGTcactatcaaatatttttgcgttTACGAAGCACATTTTTAACAGTCACTATTACCTAATTATAACCTTACCTTACCTTTCAGGTCTATAAAAGCGCTGCACATCGCCGCAAAAGAGCTGAAATCCCCTCACCCCCGCAAATGCGCGCCGGCTCGCTTCACCCAAGCCTCGCTACTGTCCACAAAATTGTTCCTTGATGTAGTCCATTTCGGGTCCTGGCTTCCCATTGGCTGGCTGTGGGGCGGGCGGCTGTCATTGGAGCATGGGAGCGGTATAGCTACGGCTTCGGCTGTGCTGGGATTGGTCGCGCATTATCATGGGAAGAGACTCGCATCGCGATAGcatttacaagaaattttattaaaaaaattgtttttaactGTACCGTCGTTCGATATTGATCTTATTTATAAGAAATAGGGACTCCACCTGTGGTCAGTTAAGTGTTGTCGTTAGTACCTACTAACCTACCAGAGGGCCGTTTGTTTATAAAAAACGTTTGTACATTTTTGCTAGGGTATGTGGATGTATTTAGTCGTACGAAACCAATTCAAAGtaaataacgacaaaaatgaaTAGTTTCAGGTGTctccatattattatttatgtcagGTATTTGTAATCGGTTTAGTAAATGTCATGTACCTAATAAACTAATTGACTTaatttaagttaaaataaaataagtaatagcagtaaCATAATCTTTTATTTTCATAACACATGTAGCCTTTGTccgaaaattaaatttaaagagATCTAAATCACATTACATtctaataaaaagtttttaactAAACTTTGGCTACAAAAATCTAAATATACGCGTTATATACTCAGGCCGCTTTAACCCTGTTGATAATTTGACTCGCTATCGTCATCTCTCTCATATAATTCTCACTAGATAGAGATGGACAATATTTAAAGCATGTCAAGTTAATACGGTCAGATGTGATGTGAGATTCTTCAAAAAgaatgaatttatttacttttacctGTACctaaaactaggtaggtacatagaaGATATTACGTCATATGCACCTTATTGCAAAGCCATAAGAGCCAGTTATTTTCTATAGGCTTAGCACATGAGCGCCGCGACAATATCTCGCCCGCGTGAGAGCGTAGCCTATCCCTCTCGAACTCTCAAATTAATAGAGTTATAAAATACAGTCGCGTAGAGATACTATCTTATCTGTGTGTAGAAATACTGTCACGGAGTGCTAAGCCTGCTATTAAAAAAGTTGCTGTTAGTAGGTAACATGCACATTTAGGACTTTCATTTTACGTTGTTGTACACAAATTGTCATGGGCTTTATACTAAGCAGCAATCTATTACAATTAGCTGTGGTCAGTTGCATTAAGCAATATTAaagatacaaaataataataaagcttttgacttaataatatatatcaaaATTACAGTACAATGTTACAATGTCAACATATAGAATACATATGTAATGTACtacactataaaaatacaaaaatagctAAGACTAcggaatcaattacgaaatcTCTAGAGGCATTAATTTCACTGAAATAGGTTTACAAATAAGCTTGTAACCGTTTCCATTTCAATGTTACAATTGCAGTCATGTATTTGTGCTGAAGATAAACTTTATTAACACTTTCGCTAAATGTGATTTACATTCAAAGATCTCTGAATAGGCGGGTCCACACAGAACGAGTTGCCTTGCGAGGAAATAGCTCGAAGTAGCTCGGTTTGTGTGGATCTGCTTCACCCGAACCATTGAGGCTGCGCGTGCatttgaccatagagaaatatagtaagacaagagtgctcactccgtacatcagttcagactattaatttcagtgtctacatctagcatcgagtagcggaactatcagtactgctacttgacaatagatgtagcaccgaccggaaagccttatctcaacagcataagactttccggtcggtgctacatctattgtcaagtagcagtactgatagttccgctactcgatgctagatgctaatagtctttttggtactaaaactgatgtatggtgtGAGctctctatgtatttttttctctatgatttgaCACACAGGACCAAGTTACTTCGCGCAACGAATCTGTGCGCAGTGCCTAATGAAACAATACAGTATGATAAAAAGACGGTTAAAAATCTCGTTTAAAATCTTCTTGACTATCAAGCAGTTACACgagtaaatatttacaatacccTAGAGATTTCtatttagggccaccccacatctagcgtctttcgagcgtcggcgtctacaactctatggccctgctcgacgcaacgtcgacgcaactgcgcagcgacgtcattttccatagcgctgaccgacgtcgacgctagatgtggggtggcccttaaatTTACGGATATGTTAATCGCCAGCCAGTCTCAATTCTTCAGCAAAATAATGATCGGACGCTGGGAACAGCGCCGCAGCACACTTGGCCAAGTGTTTGACGCTGGGCGACTTGGCCCAGGACACCAGGTCTGCTTGAGAGACGGCGGGGCAGGCTTCCTGGGCGCGGAGGAGGCTCGCGGGGTCCGGGGGGGGGGTGGTGAGGCAGAGCGCTAGCCGGCAGAGGAGCCGGTGTCTGGAAGTAAGGTGTGGTCACagataactaatagtactaccgtacagaaaattcactccttcacaaaagtcaggtttaggtataaaaattacacctatatcgctgcctgcaagcaaaattgaaacttataaccgcgcacgaaccgtgaatctcctttgcgcgccgcagttttatgaccgagctgtgagtgtcggcacggggttatcacttgacaagtttttatacctgtacccactgatttattgtttttaagataaatatgtaggaattacaaacgttgattatgtaaacatacatttttttatccgaagatagcatgtctgagggcctaccgcgaaccacgttcgacgtgttgcctccctgtcacacttacgtacgaatttacaagtgcgacagagaggcaacacgtcgaacgtggttcgcggtaggccctctgattctcgcggaagtaagtttcgaaaccattgtgtattttcaattttgcgcgagcgtcacgtgacacgactatcgtgcacgccgagcggcagcccactgctatacgcctgtccgatgggcgcgccggccaaatgtacctaaactgcggagtgacaccctcCTGGTGTGGTTTTATaatacgaccggtctggcctagtgggtagtgaccctgcctgtgaagccgcggtcctgggttcgaatcccaataagggcatttatttgtgtgatgagcacagatatttgttcccgagtcatggttgttttctatgtatttaagtatttgtatattatatctatcgttgtctgagtacccacaacacgagcctccttgagcttactgtggggcttagtcaatttgtgtaaaaatgtcctataatatttatttataatgtgcGATAACAGGGGCAATCCACGAAAATGTCGCTTCGTAACGCTTTTGTCTTGTAGTGCAGCTACCTCAATCAAATCCTAAATATACTGCTGTCATAAATAGAGGCGATATCCGTTTCTTAGCATTATCAGAATAATTAGAATAATggcgttacgtaagcgacattttAGTGGAATGCCGCAACACGGAATGTTCTTgtgtaaaaaaagtttatttatcaaATCAAAATAGGTTTGTTCACTCTGACTGTGGCACCGCCCTGAGAACGGCAGTTATCTAACGGGTGCTGCATGAAAatgaacatttaaaaaataaataaaataaaataaatttatttcagacaattaataatccatatttttaaatcaaataaaattaaaataaattaaaattaacatttgTCGTACGCCGCGCGTTGTCATCACTTTGAATTTCCTACACTGGCTACACTTCGCACTAATAGgcgagtgttttttttttgcaataaagtcatgaaaagtaaattaaataagcGATGTTAAATACAACTAAGGTGATAGTTAGACTAACTTGTTGGTAGGTTCGTCGGCGTTAGACAGGCCCACCGCGAGAGCTGCGCGTGTCCTTCCGTGTCAGCGCCGGAGCTCAGCGCCGAGCGGCATAGTGCGCACATCCATACTGATATTATGTATAGTTAGACTAACTTGTTGGTAGGTTCGTCGGCGTTAGACAACACCCGCAGGAGAGCCATGCGCGGCGGCTCGGCCCACCGCGagagctgcgcgcgcgccgcttcCGTGTCAGCGCCGGAGCTCAGCGCCGAGCGGCATAGTGCGCACATCCATACTGATATTATCAGCTCTTTGGTGGCGCTGAAAAAGGTTCACCGTTAAAAACGCGAAggaaaaagtaaaaacaaatCGAACAGCGACAAGGACTCGTATAAATGAAGTTAAAATAATGAAGACATTATTTTTCTACGCGCAGCGAGATCTTATGATCAAGGAGGAATTTAGGGATGTCTATCTATATGTTCCAAATGTTCGTTACCTTTTCGATGTCATGAATATTGTTGGTCCAATgataatacattttttaaagGAAATACTAGTGCTAATGAATTCGCCCCAAACAGGTATCTCTTGATACAATACTTGCATGCACAGTTGGTTAATTCACACAATATTCgactttaaaaattgtatttatcaAAAATAGTTTGGTACATCCCTACAAATTTCAGTATTTACCTATAATTATGAATAAACtaacattttaaacataaaagtGCACCTCTATCTAACTCTAAAACCTCGTATCGTCTGATTGAAGAGTAGAGGTAGTAAACATTCCGAAAAGTACTTACAAATTAGCGACAGAGGTCAGGTCGATCGCACTGAAGGGCTGTGTCTGCGCAAGCGCGTAGGCAGCGTGTAGGCGCCCGCGCTGCAGGAGCGGGCCGGGCTCTGCGCACGCGCAGCCGCGCCAGCGCGCTGCTATCTCACCCCACGTTCCACCCGCTACAATAGAACACTTAGATAAGAACACACGTTTTATATagtctactagcgacccgccccggtttcgcacaggttaacaaattatacataaacctacctcttgaatcactctatctattaaaaaaaaaccgcatcaaaaacccgttgcgcagttttaaagatctaagcatagatAAGGTcagacagatagcgggaagcgactttgttttatactatgtagtgatggttTAGAAATTTGTATGAACAAAATATCCGCTAGCGATTTTTTTACACACATAAATATGACATTAAATAATGGGCTATTAGTTTCCTAATAGACAATTTAGTTGTTATAAGCTATCATGAAATCGAACAATACCAAATCTATTTTTGGCCTGACCATAACGTGCTACccgcaaaaatattcaaaaacataggtaggttattttattatcttaaTTAAAGGCCAGTTACATAATACTATCATAGGATGACATCTGCCCTCGCCATATTAAGCATGATAAAAGAACGAACCATTCATGAAAGCCGCAGCGGCGGCGTCGGCGATGGACCCGAAGTAATCCAAGGTGGTGAGAGCTCGCGCCGCCGACAACATTGCTCTGAGCATCCGCGGCGTGGCGCCACCGATCCATTTTACCCACACCTACGTGCAATGATAAATTTTCAATCCaaggaaaaaaaaaagactTCCGGTTCGAGCGCAATCTTGATAGTCACGCCTTGATTAATTCATTTGTTTTTTGCTCATTAAcattgtttttctactccagcacttaaatgtgtcaattaaatgactgacagtgatatctaaagcaatgtcatttgaatgatttgtctataggctcataagatgcctgctagcagtcatcttatgagtataatacaactgctttattttttttaaagatacaagttccgatcatcttgattgaaagaggtatgttttcatttacaataataactctttttttttttaataataactcttttttttttaaataataactcaattttttttaaataataactcttgttttttaataataactcttttttttttaataataactcttttttttttaataattttgctgcagctgtcatagaaaaagtaatgtatgcaacagctcataattggttattatatcactgttgcataaactactattaaagtgTAATATCGATAGCTTTTTaggcagtaaactaatgtggtagTGTGCAGTGAATGGAGAATTAAGCTTGAAAAGCGTTTAACCACCAATTTGGAGTCAACGGCCGGTAGTCCACGTGGTGCTTGTAAAGACCGGCCATCGCTTTACAAGAGCTAAAATCACCGTACACTGACTGTTTAATACCTTGATACCAAGTTGATACTGGCGAAATAGTCCTACTGGACTGAAGCCATAATTTTGAAAGCCATAAAAATGAAGAACAAATAACAATTTACTTGACGTTGGCTACGGGCAACACCGCCCTCAAGTccataacaagaaaaaaaaaaggaaaaaaatataaaaaataaaattagttacAATATCGAAGCGTAGGATTAAaggaaaacaatacatttttttttgggcagtcgtgtaaaaagtagagatgcaacggatagttgtttagccggataccggataccggatattcggccggcggaactatacctatattttgagttttgcaggtgcgcttCGTGCgcgtttcgacctgtttcgtagtgatcgttcgcgcggacacatttctaggatcgtaacgagttttatcatgtcattacgtagtaagttcgtttatagttacaagtgcgcgcgcgtatttttgtgtaaacaaataagtgtattgtgtgacattggttacgtattcatttctatctactgtgtcgttagcattatgaccgtgactgttttttagattccatttttaaccccaaaatgtgttaatgttactatccggtatccggccggatagtaggtcactatccggtatccggccggatactaaaataacggctggataggccggataccggatagtaaccggatatccggtgcatctctagtaaaAAGTACATGTTTACCGGCAGAGCCTCCGCAGCGGCAGGCTCCATGCACATGATGACCACGGCACGGGACAAAAGTTCTTCTAACTCGTCACTACTTTCCTCCACATACGGTTCTAAACGACAGAAAAGAgatgttatataatatatataggtatgtagtcacgctccgtgattgttacgccatttagggttctagctaaactggacattccatagcgtaagtatgtaacaaccaatttagctaggaccctaaatggcgtaacaatcccgtgtggtgactgcacgtaaaaaaatataaaacgacAAGGAAGAAATGACGGCCGGAAATCGGTTCCCCTGTAAGTTAACCAGTcaaaaatattaggaaagtgTTTTTAAATTCCTTAGTTAATTTTgaa
The sequence above is a segment of the Cydia amplana chromosome 2, ilCydAmpl1.1, whole genome shotgun sequence genome. Coding sequences within it:
- the LOC134655861 gene encoding peroxisomal membrane protein 11C-like translates to MRDVVDEFCELLQVYANRDKVVCLASYALKLWGARTQSNPLLGASARLAGARATLRLFDDAAALRVAINYGLGKQEGPLWGSLGVASSAVSLAFLQAEKLVWLLDTGLLTLSQDLDYKLRTAHKTLWFLTYAVGFIRSIKALHIAAKELKSPHPRKCAPARFTQASLLSTKLFLDVVHFGSWLPIGWLWGGRLSLEHGSGIATASAVLGLVAHYHGKRLASR
- the LOC134655871 gene encoding uncharacterized protein LOC134655871 — translated: MCALCRSALSSGADTEAARAQLSRWAEPPRMALLRVLSNADEPTNKHRLLCRLALCLTTPPPDPASLLRAQEACPAVSQADLVSWAKSPSVKHLAKCAAALFPASDHYFAEELRLAGD